GCATTGACTGACAAACGCCGTTAACCAGGCCTGGAGTTGATTCAGTTGTTCTGGGGTTAATAAAATTTCTTGGGGAATCCGATGATGACGATAGAGGATTTCAGCTGCACCATTAACTTCATAATCAGCAAACCAACTACTGTGGGGACGACTGGTATGCCAATAGTTACGCGTGATTAGCTCCCCTAGATATTTTCTCGCAACACTACTGACTTGGTTCAAAATAGCGAGGGCATCTGCTAAGGAGATACTGGGTTGAGGCAGAGACTTGAGAGTTCCAGAAAAATAAAGCGGCAAGGTTGGCTCCTCAAGGGCTGGCAGTGAGTTTAGACTTAGCCCCATCAAAGAAAACAACTTTGCTTCTAAATTATGCAGATAGGCGTGATAGCTACTACCATGCCGACTCAAAGATTGATGTAAACGCACAACCAGATCTAATTCTGCCAATTTAGAACTCGTCAATGACTCAATGCGGTTGAGTTGGTCAAGAAAGGCTGAATCTTCAGCATCATCCGTCATCGGTAATGGAACAGCCGTAATACCCAAAGCAACTGCATTTTGCTGTAGCATCCGGCGGATATAGTAGCGAGTCATCGGGGAAAGGGACATGGTATCTCGTTCTATGAAGTTTATGTTTCTTAACAATTACCCTGTCTCCCACCCTACAAGACTTAGGGGACGAAAGAACTCCGTAGGATTACCGAATCGCCAACTTTCCTGGCCGTAGGGGAACCATTTCTAGTCTAGGCATTGGGGGAGATTCACTCGGATTGGAAAAGGAAAAGAGTTAGACGTAAGCCGGGTTCTGTTCTTTGTGACCAAAGAGTAGTTATCTATCTGGGACATTTGTTACCAAATGCCTCTTGCGGTTCTCGCTAGCGGGGCAGGAAAAAGATCAACCCTTGCACCCTCGTGACCTTGCTTCCGGCCGGGGTTTACCGAGCCAATACCTCTCGATATTGCTGGTGCGCTCTTACCACACCCTTGCACCCTTACCTGTGCCCATCGGCCATCGGCGGTATGTTTCTGTGGCACTATCCTCACGCTCGCGCGCACTGGGCGTTACCCAGCAGGCCTGATCTTTCGGAAGCCCGGACTTTCCTCAGGAGTATGACTACCCCCGCAACTACCTCGCCAACTCTTTTCCAGTTCCTATTGTGCCAAATCGCGAGATCACCAGGCCAAGAATCTAAGGATGTTGCCCCACCAAGACTCCCATCAGTCCACCCATTAAGGGATAAAATGTCACTGCCTGAAATCCAGCAGCTTGAGCCATCGTGATCAGTTCTGGGGGTTTGGGATAGCGCGCCAGGCTAGGAATGAGGTAGGTATATTCTTCAGTGAGGTTATAGGTTTTGGCCAAAGGAACAACTATTTGCTGAAGATACCAGGCCTGGAAATCTTTCACCCACGCCGCTTGGGGATGACTAAAATCCAAAATCGCTGCCCAGGCCCCCGGCCGTAAAACTCGATATAGCTCACTCAGGCATTGGGGAATATCACCGACATTGCGCAGGCCATAGCCCAGGGTAGCCCCATCAAAACTGTGATCCGCAAACGGTAAATTTAAGGCATCTCCCTGTATCCAAGCAATCTGCCCCAGGCCCCGACTGCGAGTTTGAGCAATCTCTAGTTGAGCGGCAGAAAAATCTAACCCCACCACTTGCCCCTGGATTCCAACTTGGCGCGCCAGTAGTAAGGCTAAATCCCCACTCCCACAACAGACATCCAATGCGGCCTGGCCTGGCCCAACCCGTGACCATCTGACAGCCATTTGTTTCCAGACCCGATGCAGGCCCAAACTTAACCAATCATTGAGGGGATCATAGACCGGAGCAATGCGGTTAAACAGGGCCTGGACTTCATTAGGGGGAGGCGGTGAGATTGATTCCACAAAAAACAATGCCTAGAACTGCTTTGGAGAACAAGTATTTGGACTGGATTAATGGCCACTACTAACCAGGCCACTGTGACGCAATAACGGCGTGGTTTCTGGTTCCCGGCCGCGAAAGGATTTGAACACTTCCATAGGGGGGTGACTACCTCCGAGCGCAAGCACCGTATCCCGGAACCGCCGCCCGATTTTTTGAACTTCAGCTTCATTGTCCAGGCCCACTTCTTCAAAGGCTGCAAAGGCATCGGCACTCAAGACCTCGGCCCACTTGTAACTGTAGTACCCAGCCGCATAGCCCCCGGCAAAAATATGGCCAAAGGAACACAAGAAGGCATCTTCCGGTAAAGGGGGTAAAACTGTGGTGATTTTGGCAATTTGATCCCGAATATCGTTAATTTTCTCTGGGCCACCGGGTTGATAGCGATGATGCAGTTCTAAGTCCACCAAACTGAAGTATAACTGCCGCAACATGGCACTCCCAGAACGATAGGTCCGGGCCGCTAAGAGTTTTTCGTAATAGTGTTCCGGTAAAATCTCTCCGGTTTCATAGTGGCGGGCCATTCCAAATAACGTGGCCTGGTCATAGCACCAATTTTCCATAAACTGGCTGGGTAACTCCACCGCATCCCACTCGACATTATTAATTCCGGCAGCACTGGGATAATCCACTTGAGTCAGCATATGTTGCAGGCCATGGCCAAACTCATGAAACAGAGTTTCGACTTCCCCAAAGGTCATCAGGCTAGGTTTGCCATCAATGGGTGGGGTTTGATTACAGATCAGGTAAGCCACGGGTAAACGGGTTTTGAAGTCCGTCCCGACTTTGAACTTAGCCCGCCCTAGGCAATCATCCATCCAGGCCCCGCCCCGTTTTTCCGCCGGCCGACTGTAGGCATCGAGATAAAATCCGGCAATTTCCGCCCCAGATTCATCCTTGATTTGGAAATACTGGACATCGGGATGCCAGACGGGAATACCAGATTTCACTTCGGTAATGGTTACGCCAAATAACCGCGAGGCCAGGCCAAACAGACCCTCTAACACCCGTGGCAGGGAAAAGTAGGGGCGCAATTCTTCATCGTTAAAGGCAAATTTTGCTTCCCGTTGTCGCTCGGCCCAATAGCCAATATCCCAATGCTCGAGGGGTTCTTGTTGTCCATGGTCACTGGCAAAGGCTTGTAATTCCTCCATTTCTTTGACCGCGGCCGGGAAACTGACTTGGCGCAATTCTTCCAGGAGTTTTTCCACGGCATCCACATCGGTCGCCATCTTGCCATCAAGGCTGAGTTCGGCATAGGTTTTGAACCCTAAAAGTTGGGCTTCTTCTTGCCGCAGTTTGAGGATTTTTTCGATGATCTCCCGGTTATCTAACTCACCACTGGCGGCCCGGCTGATATAGGCCCGATAGACCTGTTCTCGTAAATCTCGCCGTTGACTGTGCTGGAGAAAGGGGCCAAAACTGGGAAAATCTAAACTGATATGCCAAGGGCCAGTTTCAGGATTGGCGGTTTCTTCTCCGTCCGCTCGGGCTGTTTGGGCCGCTAAAGACAGCAAACTGGGGGGTAATCCAACCACTTCATCAAGGTGAGTCAGTTTGAGTCGAAAGGCTTTAGTGGCATCGAGGACATGGTTGGAAAATTGCGTTCCTAGTTCCCCCAGTTCCAGTTGAATTTGGTTAAACCGCTCCTTGGCTTCCCCTGCCAGGCCCACACCACTGTGTTCAGCACTCCGAATCGCGGCGGTAATAATCCGTTTTTGGGCCGGTTCGAGGGTCTCCCATTCCGCACTGTCTCGTAGAGCTTTGTAGGCCTGGTACAGGGGTTGGCTTTGGCCGAGACGATTATAAAACTCAATCACTCCGGGCTGCATGGTTTCATGGGCGGCGCGCAATTCCGGGCTGTTTTTGACCCCCATTAGATGATTGACAATCCCCCAACTCCAGGCCAGGCGTTCTCCCAATCGTTCAACGGGTTCGACCAATTTTTCCCAAGTTGGGATGACAGTTGTTTCTAAGTCAGTCAGTTCCTGATTCAGTTCAAGCAGGAGTTGTTTGAGGGCGGGTTCAACTAGGCTCGGTTCAATTTCCGCAAACGGGGGCAGACCATCCCCAATCAGGAGAGGATTTTTGATTGCTGTCTCGGTTGTCATGGTCGCATCCACAAGGTTTAATTCGTGATTCAATGCTTTGATCCTAGAGGATCCGGGGCCTGGGGGCGAACTAGGGGAAACCGACCGTAACTTTGCATTGAGGGAAGCAGCCTCATGAAGCTAAAACAGTGAAGTTGAAATTAAAAGTTTTTTGAATCCTTCTACGATTACGGATTTTTATGCAGCATTAGGACAATATTTAAGTTATCTTCTAGTATTTAGAATTCATAGAACCTGAGCGGAACTTATACTTGGGGGTTCCTCTCAATGCTTTTGAAATATTTGTTCAATATGAATTTATATGAATTTACCCAAGTCGCCGTTACTTGGGATCAGATTTCACTAACTGTCCATCTCCAACAGAGGAGGTAATCTTGCAATAGATAAAATAGATAAATATCGTAAAAATATTCTAGAGTTGTTAACTCAGTATGCTGAAGATGACGTATCTAATTCTGATGTCAAAGTCAATTCATCTTTGATACTGAACGAGATGACTATCAATGGCTGAATGCTGGTTGGGAAAAGTTGCATCGGGTTTATCGTTATTCAATTCATGGATGGGGGTTGATAATTGTTTTTAGATGGATGTCTCCAGGCCTGGGGTTAGCTCTCGATTCAGCCTACAATAAAAAAGTACAGCTAATCTCGCTTCCTATGACTGCTCTAGAACCAAGTATTGATTTTAATTTGCCTCGAATTGTGTTTTTTGGCCGGACATTTGCCGAATATGAACAAATGTTTAGTTTTACCGATGCAGAACTGGCGGGAAAACAGATTTTAGATTGTCCCTCTGGGCCAGATTCCTTTGTCGCCGAAAGTTTTGCCCGGGGCCTGGATGTGGTTGGCTGTGATCCGGTTTATCAAAATCAATCCGCAGAGCAACTCTATGAACGGGCCAAGACAGATATTACCTTTTGCTTGGCTCAGGCTCAGGTGCGTATGGATCAATTTCCAACATTTACTGATGAAATATTTGCCCAATTCAGCCAGGCCAAGCTAGAGGCAATGGAAAAGTTCTACCACGATTTCAAAGACCGGCCCCAGGCCTATCAAGTTGGTAGTTTACCCCGTTTACCCTTTGCCGATAACAGCTTTGATTGGGTCTTGTCAGCACATTTCCTCTTAGCCTATAGTTCGATCGAATCTGGCGGAATTTTGCCCAATAGTCCCTTTGATTTAGACTTTCATCACCAGGCCATGACTGAGTTACTCCGAATCGCTCGGGAGCAAGTTAGGCTCTACCCCATTTATACCAATAACCATCCCCGCCAACGTCATGCCTATGTCAACCCCATTGTCAAAAAACTCACTCAAGCAGGTCATCGAGTAGAATTTATACCCTCAACTTATAATCAAGGCTCTCCCGTTGAAAACTTCACCTTAGTTATTTATAAAAATTCCCACTCCTGAAACTAACAGGCCTGGTTATTGATGACAGAACAATCGTTAACTGACCCGCAAAACTCCCCCTTACAGAAATGCTGGTGAGATTTCTAGGGTTTTGGAGCAATCTATGGAATGGGATGGCTGAGATTTTTATACCATCTATCTTTCTTGTTAAATTTTCCCCCACCCTTATCTTGAGTCGCTGCCTAGTCCGGGTTAAA
Above is a window of Pseudocalidococcus azoricus BACA0444 DNA encoding:
- a CDS encoding M3 family metallopeptidase; this encodes MTTETAIKNPLLIGDGLPPFAEIEPSLVEPALKQLLLELNQELTDLETTVIPTWEKLVEPVERLGERLAWSWGIVNHLMGVKNSPELRAAHETMQPGVIEFYNRLGQSQPLYQAYKALRDSAEWETLEPAQKRIITAAIRSAEHSGVGLAGEAKERFNQIQLELGELGTQFSNHVLDATKAFRLKLTHLDEVVGLPPSLLSLAAQTARADGEETANPETGPWHISLDFPSFGPFLQHSQRRDLREQVYRAYISRAASGELDNREIIEKILKLRQEEAQLLGFKTYAELSLDGKMATDVDAVEKLLEELRQVSFPAAVKEMEELQAFASDHGQQEPLEHWDIGYWAERQREAKFAFNDEELRPYFSLPRVLEGLFGLASRLFGVTITEVKSGIPVWHPDVQYFQIKDESGAEIAGFYLDAYSRPAEKRGGAWMDDCLGRAKFKVGTDFKTRLPVAYLICNQTPPIDGKPSLMTFGEVETLFHEFGHGLQHMLTQVDYPSAAGINNVEWDAVELPSQFMENWCYDQATLFGMARHYETGEILPEHYYEKLLAARTYRSGSAMLRQLYFSLVDLELHHRYQPGGPEKINDIRDQIAKITTVLPPLPEDAFLCSFGHIFAGGYAAGYYSYKWAEVLSADAFAAFEEVGLDNEAEVQKIGRRFRDTVLALGGSHPPMEVFKSFRGREPETTPLLRHSGLVSSGH
- the ubiE gene encoding bifunctional demethylmenaquinone methyltransferase/2-methoxy-6-polyprenyl-1,4-benzoquinol methylase UbiE, yielding MESISPPPPNEVQALFNRIAPVYDPLNDWLSLGLHRVWKQMAVRWSRVGPGQAALDVCCGSGDLALLLARQVGIQGQVVGLDFSAAQLEIAQTRSRGLGQIAWIQGDALNLPFADHSFDGATLGYGLRNVGDIPQCLSELYRVLRPGAWAAILDFSHPQAAWVKDFQAWYLQQIVVPLAKTYNLTEEYTYLIPSLARYPKPPELITMAQAAGFQAVTFYPLMGGLMGVLVGQHP